The Tachysurus fulvidraco isolate hzauxx_2018 chromosome 10, HZAU_PFXX_2.0, whole genome shotgun sequence genome segment ACTGAAGGAATCAAAatgttatacatatatttaattatttattattacaaggAACAAGTCACAGTCTGAAACTTTTGCTACTTCTAATaatagttgaagtgtttcctgaataagtaggtcttccaccaccgcttgaaaatagccagtgactcagctgtccggacctctaggggaagttcgttccaccaccttggtgccagaacagagaagagtcttgtagtatacttgcctcttacccagAGAGATGGtttaaccagttgagcagtgctggtagatcggaggttgtggggtgcagtgcgaggaatgatgagggctttgaggtaagagggagctggtccatttttggctttgtaggctaGCATCAGTGTTtagaatctgatgcgtgcagctaccggaagccagtggacggatcgcagcagcggggtggtatgcaagaattttggcaggttgaaaacaagccgggcagctgcattttggatcatttgcagaggacagattgcgttcataggtagacctgccagcagtgcattgcagtaatccagtctagaaatgacaagagactgaacaagtacctgagcagcctgtgtggacaaaaattggcgaatccttctaatgttgtagagaagaaaccgacatgagcaagTCACagtagcaacatgagaggaaaaggacagttgattgtccatggttaccccaaggttgcgagctgtggctgaaggggagatcagatcgttgtgcaaggatatagcaagatcatgacctggggatgaatcacctgggatgaacagcagttcagttttgctaggattgagctttaactgatgagcagtcatccatgatgacatttctgccagacatgctgagatccggtcagaagctgtggcatctgagggtgggaaagagaagataagttgtgtatcatcagcatagcagtagtaagagaacccatgtgatgaaataacttcacccaGAGAGTTCAgatctttgagttcagctcatgaaaaatgggggcaaaaacaaaagtgttgcatttataattttgttcagtgtaatttatttgaaagaaaatcaaattcaaatttgttAAAACACAACATTGTTTCATATTTACTATACAGTGTGATGATCATTGCACATAAATGTTCTTGTTAGGAATCAAAATGGCAGTGCACATGTttttgtgatgtcacatgaacaCAAAGCATAGTATGGTAAAGATGGTGATGTTCATTTTAGTCCTTTTTTGCCATTATTGTTGTTGAAGTTCATGACCCTAATTCAGGACCTTCCAGTTCCCGTGATCGCAATGGTTAATTTCACTTCCAAAGCAGCAGGATGCCAGCTAGTTGCCAGTTGTGATATTGCTGTTGCGACGGACAAATCGAGCTTTGCAACTCCTGGTGTGAATGTCAGTAAGGTGGTGCATGAGGAATATTTGGAGGAAGAAACACTGGCCCTCGCACACAGAATCTGCAAGTCTAGTCGCCCGGAGTCGGCTCTCAGAAAAGCAGCCTTTCAGAGGCAGATGGCACAAAGCCGAGATGCTGCGTATGCCACTGTCACAGCTGCCAACCTCTGTAGACCAACAGCACTGAGAAAGCACATGACTAACTCAACTAACAAACCACACAAGTGACTGTGTAAGAAAAGCATCATTTGGGCAGTAGAATGTATTTGAGGTTGAACAGGGTGTATTCATATACAAAGAGCCAGACTCTATATTGTGTGATGACAGATTTCTGATTTTACTTTAAGATCCTATTAAGATCTTAATTGTAATAAAAGCAGGCAAAAAATATCTTACTCTCTCCCAAACTATTTATTATGCTAcaatcatttaattattaaattaaatgatcaGTTGCTAAAAGCTAGGTGCAGAAAATCCTCACATCCTGGTTATATTTGTGACCGTGTAGGAGTCAATGGAGGCACATGGCGTGACTCGTAAAATATTATAGAATTACAATTTTCTAACCATGAGGAATCCCTTACTTTTAAGACTTATGCCTTCTTGGATTTCACCAAGCACCAAGTTATGTTTAAGCTTAACAGATTATTACCTCTGTCAAGAGGTTACGTCACATTTGATGGATTTTCAATTTACAAAGGAACCTAAGTGAAACACTGTTGTCTGAATTAATAATGAGCACAAACATCAGAATATGCAAAGTGGATTTAAATCTTCTAGTACAGTTACACTTTAAAGGAAGAGGTTCAGTGCCATCTTGTTTTAATGCGTTATACAGTGACCCATATGATTTCACTCACATCGCTCCTCATTCATTTTTGATTTTGAAGGTTGCtaatcaaatcaagtcaagtcacaaCTGAAGTCAAGCCATATAAATGACATCAAGCGAATGCCAGATGAATGGTAGCTTTATAGCATGAGAAGCATCGGACAGTCAGTTagcatttctgtttaattaaatttggagaaattatatatatttttaattgtattgcaTTCTGGGAAGCAAGGAAAATGAGCAAAGTCAAACTGCTGGCTTTAATCAAAAGAAGTAATTGGATCTGACAGCTGAGTGATTTTTCTCTTCCTTACAGTTTCAAGCCTGTTATGAAAAAATCTGACTTCATTCTGGTTATATAAAAAGTCCACATGAAtctttttgtaatatatttagtTTATTCTGTAATGTTCCAGAGAAAATGGCCTCCTCCTGGCGGAATTTCGCTGGTGGTTGGAAACTCAGAACTAGAAATATGCTATAAAACTAGAAAATCTGCATCCTTTCTGTGACTTCCTTATCTTATATTCCTTTTTGTAAAGCTGTGGATTTTAAGTAAGAGAGAAACATCAGTGAAGTTCACAATAAATGGGATTTTAgatgaaaaattattttacaatttagCATTTTCAATTTCTGTACCTTATTCCAGTCTTTGGGTCTGCGCCTAACTCCACCTTGAAAataattgcacacacacacacacacaaaaatcattaggcatttatgaaatcaagtGTAAGGCTAGTACTGAACTGCCCACAGAGTTCAAATATTGAGAGATTGTCTGTTGTCATATGTACATATTGAAGCCAGGCAAGGGCCTACCGGTAATGGCGTGGTTTTCTAATTATTCTAAGACTTTCACATAAATTATGATAAAGAccactaatgccccttttccaccaaaaagaaccgggtgctggttcagagctaatgacggtgctggttcaaagttggttccactggcgaaccttctaagaaccggtttgcctttccatcagttagagagtctgacgtcactgtatacgtgtcacgtttctCGGGCGAATTTAGAGCAGCAGcgccaaacacaaacacatcaacaatggtgaatgttgctttactgttaatgctcatggctttgtgaacctacattggcatccaaatgcgGAGGATCCACCGTGTATATGCAGCTCCCTGTAATCTGTAaaaatggaggttgtaatcgagaaagtatataacattattttatcattaacacagaaaaaatttagccttagcatgtagctacctactatcatgtgtgctgataattgatcatattgctgTAAagttaaagtgtattaaacattagtatacatAAGATACTTTATCTAACAGTAACACCAcccccagcccctgacgcaagcggttcttaagtctagagcagcaacgttttggtgctagtTTACAGATGATATTGTTTGGAAAAAATATTTGGCTACTTCCACATCAGTATTTAATTACACATAAAATAAAGGAAGTCTCATTTAAACTTATTGATAGGATCTACccaacaaaacattttcttgtgAAATTTACAAGCGATATAGACACAAATTGTACATTGTGTACGTTGtgtagggccccgcaaattacgcaaggccctgcctcattttacagcacatgttaatgtttactgtgtagatgacaatatgaagcggagctatccatctggccatgaaaagagaaaaaaggaaacaaaatgagagtgaaatgcaagaacagcaatcaggtaaacttgtgttcttttcaagtttgatgtcagcaagagcaaataacagtaaagttgatgtgattctgtctctagtctctatctgactataGCTACATTAGCTGccagtgctgccagtgcatctcttggaatgtctgtcacacaacaatttattgctTGAACATTCGCATGAATAAATGCACAAGGGCAACAGtgattatgaacagcagctcgATAACCGCACCGCGTGTGAACATGCGTTCATATGTGTGTGCAATCGTGTGGGGACAAGTACAAAAAGTAGCGTGAtagcactcctaaatgacaattTTGCTTAGAGcaccagggaggtcaggattgGCTCTGGGTACTGGCTAATTGTAAAACCATTTTGGGAAaatgtttgtgattttattgttaagaatatttatgttaattttgctttatttgGAAAAATGTGCTTTTTGGTGTTTTGAAGCATCAAAGAGACTATCATACTACCAATAGTATTTACATAATAAGTCTGATCCTTTTGTTAGCAAAGCTTCACATTCACAAATGTAAGTTTTCTGGAAAAAACCCTGTTGcataccatttaaaaaaaaaatggaactttATATTGATTCTATAAAACTTTGAAAATCTGTATTATACTATGTACTATATCTGTACTATCATACTTCGATTCTTGTCAAAGTCACTTAGatcaactttgagaactgactaATACTGACTAATACGTTGCACATCTTGACAGAATAAACAATGTCTGGAGAGTGCATGAGGTGTCATATAAGCTAGAAATAGAGCTCCAAAGTCAGCTAAAATGAAAAATTCTACTTAATAGTTACAAGGTGGTGATAATGTTGAAGATCCAACGTTTTGATCGAGATCTATCAGGTCACTTCACAAATATAGAAGACTCCTATCTTGGTAATAGCACAATCTCTAGCAAAAAAGACCAGCTCTGTCTGCAGTTTAACTCTATAGAGTGTATGCGTGATGTGCTGGTACCTCCGAAGTCACGGTACACAAAGTGTTTCCAGAGTAAGGCATCTTGAGAAACCGAGTGCAGGCGTCTGCATACTTCAGACAGACTGAGGAGTGAGGGAACATCCAGCAGCTGCATTATACTTAAAAGCAGCTCAGAGGGCAGCACAGTGAGACCAAACAGTGCAGGCAGACCCAGTGCTGCAGAGTGAGcaggaaacaaaaacacagacattttgTGTATAAGTGGGTAAATATCTGTAAAATACTGTAACTAGTGTACAAAGGGGTAGAACAGTAAAGTCAGAGCTGGCTCTGATTTAAGGATATACTGTACCTTCTCTAGCACTTGCAATTAGTGGGTAAACCAAATAGTCCTTAAAAACACGAGACAATTTCTGCATATCTCTGTAGACCAGTCCAGCATTTCCACCTACGAAGGCAAAACCACCAGACAAACAATTAAAAGCATCATCCATGGAAATgtgtacaataaacacacattagatcttcatacataaatataactgtacataaaagacaataaatacaaataaattgttaCAAAGTCTTCTGTAAGCCTAAGTGATTCTAAGATTCTAGAACATCTATACCAAATTCTTTACAGAGCTAGACAGTGGAGTTACGCTTGTTTAATTTTAACAGCTCTTCCATGATGTACTGCAGTTTCATATAAGAGAGAAAACaacctttatttgtcacatatacattacagcacagtgaaagtcCTTATTTTGTATATCTGAGATTTTTAGGAGGTTTTTGtcagcacagggtcagccatgatatcAGAGAGGGTCAAGGACATTGCTCAAGGGCTGGGGCTGAACAACTGACCTACTACACATAGTGTCATATGCCGCACCTGCCCACTCCTTAGTCACGTAATCATCAGGCTTCAGTGCCAGTATCTGTGAAAACTCTACTGCACCGGTTGTCGTCATAGTGGCTGTGAGGGGGGAAACAATGACTACACCATCAGCTGCAGCtacaatgaatgaatgcaatAACAACACCTATGTAACAGAAACAACATGCGTACCCTTTATGACAAGTGTTCGGCCCTTCAGCACACCCACCATCTGAACTGGGCTGTAATCACAGAACGGGTGAAAGTACCGCAGCCTGCAGAGATACTCTGTTGCAAGCCAGCTGCTGGCCATTTCTCTGGCTCTGAAGCCACAACCCTGCACTCATCACATAATCAAACCAAATGACACGTTTTAAACACTCAAACAACCACCAAGCTTTCTTTGTTTGATGGGTAAAAGTGacaacaaaaaatgcaataaatgtacacaatgtaaGACACTTTAAGggttttaatacaaatattgtCTTTGAAATAGACATATGCATTAATTGATcggttgtgtattgtgtgacctctgacctgtgGCAGGAAACCGGTCTCCAGCAGTAACATGTGGGCTGCCAACAGCAGGCAGTCCGAGGTGCTGTTGCACTGCTCAGTCTGGTACAGTGTCTCTAGAGACGGAGGAACCTTAACTTTCTCAGCTTCACAGCACAGCATGGGTTCAGGGATGAAGAGCCCTACTGCCTCCTGCTCAGCCTCACCTCTGTCCATATCAGTCTCCTCAGTCTCACATGTTGCACATGCACTGTCTGGGCTCTCATGGCTGCTGCTGGTGTCTGACTGAAGGAATTAACTCAGAGTTGATGAAAGTGTTATACgtatatttgcttatttataatTACAAGGAACAAGACAGGGTCTGAAACTCtggctaaataataaaaatagcttcttggaaaaaagacacacagattTCTGacattcattatatatatatatatatatatatatatatatatatatatatatatatatatatatatatatatatatatatatataaaacaaaagaaaaatatttgtactgtatatacaaacaaaaacgTTACAATAGATATAAACTTATTGTAGCATCAACTCTGTTGTCTTAAAATATGTAATGCAACACaagttagtagtagtagaaataaatattaatttatcatttttaatctattttttttaattcctgtaagctgctttgtgacaatgtccactgttaaaagcgctatacaagtAACTCTGCATCAAAGGGaatagtgtaaaaataaaaaataaatctgtgtaacattttagaaaagaataaaagaataaaaaataaataaataaaaggcatttgtaattattacatatatttacaatacatcatgacacagacacagaaaattATTGTGACAATATATTATGACATAATTAACACAATACTAATATTATATTGTCATATCACACAGATCTCAACACTCACCTGGTGTGTAGATAATCCAGCGGGACTCTGAGGTGTGTTCTGATCAGCTGAAACGTTGCTGTTACTGTGAAATGGAAGCATCTAATGTCAACAACAGCTCAGCCACAAAGCGTCAGACCACACAAACTTACTAAACTAAATTACTTATGTTATTAAGCGGCACTAGCTTTCCaatgtttagtgtttactgtTTTACTCTCATTgttgtacaaataaaatgaccTGTTTTCAGCGACCACTACGGGGCCGGTGGTgtcctctgtgttctctgtcGTTTCATCCTCATCGCGCCGGAGAAGATTCTCTACAGCCGAACTAACAATAAAAATCTTCACCATTATTTATTACTTCTCGTAATCAAAGTAACTTCAACAAACGCATCACTCGCACAAAGTTCAATGTCTTACTGAAAGCTCCGCGttctttacttttaaatatGTTCTACTTCTATTCTCTATGACGTCGGACATCGATTGATGACTGATAGccgaaaacaacaaaaaaaaaaacacgttagatttttaaatcaaaatataaacaaatcatATCATGTTCACCAAAGTGATTAAAGATGCATGAAGCTGAAATTATTTAACTCATTAGTTTTTCATAATGAttccacagatttttttttttacattcaccTGAAACCATtcaatgtaattttatttgtatagctcttttaacaatggacatggtCTTGacgcagctttacagaaaacaaaatgtttatgtaaagttattttcatttatccctaatgagatCCTAAAAATATGTGTTCATTTGTTGACACGTGTTCTAAAAGCTTTGGACAGATATTTTCAttaaatacttatttttttttagttgtaatTATGATACCAAGTCACACATCCACGTTGAgcctttttataataataataataataataataataataataataataataataataataataataataataatttttcctGCTAGAgctgcaacaaaaaaaacacttactttCAGTGATATTTCATTCCAGTAACTTTTTCGACGGTTTTATATCTGAATTAAGGACctcatttaatgttttaaatataaatgtcttaTACACTCACCTATGAAGAAAGTCTGATTTGTTGCCTTTATGTTGATCACACATCGTGTAGTAGGCACACTGGATGACTTTCTGTTGTATAAGACTGAGATTCAAAATACATAGTTTATCTATTGATTGGCTctttgaacattcattcattcattttctaccgcttatccgaactacctcgggtcacggggagcctctgcCTCAGGGGTgattctagggtcagagctttaggggtgctgagctcatttttaggggtgctgaagctaaggatatgatcaaaaggcacacagaggcgtgtcattttaaatgtctttagttttattattattattgggcttttaactttttattaaatgacaaattccTTTCACAAGATCATTATGGACTGTCCCTAGTCTCTCACCtgaatctgtcttttttcttttaaagaactgtCGTATGTCCATTGCTCACTGGCAGGCCACacgcacacctacacacacacacacacacacacacacacacacacacacacacacacacacacacacacacacacacacacacacacacacacacacacacacacacacactaatgctaGGAGTTCAGGAGTTAAGCCTGGTTCAGGttaaatcctctgtgtgtgaggaatgaataaatacagcaaaagaataacattaaactttcttttattGTCTAGTTTGATAGTCAGCCACAACTGAAAAATAACAGATCTAGGAATGaataacaattcatttaaaagcCACATTGagtgttttcacacatactgGTGGTGGTATATAGTGATATGGCGTTTATTCTCACTCAGGTCCTGTGCTACTCCACAGCAGCGGCGACCCGCTGGACTAAATTTAAGGGGTGCTGAAGCACCTCTAAAAAGGGGCTAGCCTCGCCCAtgctgtgcctatctcaggcgtcatcggcagaggtgggaagtaacggagtaaaaatacttcgttactgtacttaagtaattttttttggtatcagtactttactccactatttattatTCGGACAACTtcttacttttactcattacatttttacacaaatatctgtactttttacttcttacattttcaaaacggactcgttacttttagtattattctcATTAGTATTAACTCCAATAAAAGTAAGCCATCAGTTTCAATCCATTGTCCGTATTATGCTTTAAGCATGAAATGGGATGGACACAAAAGGCCAATGGCAATAGAAACAAAAGTTTCCCATCAAGAAGCCAGTACAAACACTGACAAACCACAAACTCTCGTGGAAGGCATACCTCACTACCTTCTACACACTCGCCCCACTCAAGTAAGGtatgctgccccctacaggtaaGGAATGGAACTATATCTATAGCAGGGTAGACCTGTTAGTATTATTCTTAATTAAGATGGGATGAAAGGTTTTAATTGTATTTCTCTTTGGGAATTGTTTTGACTCAGATGTGGATAGATGTTCAAACATTGACTGTTATATCTGTTATCTgccaaaataaatgtatttcatattttaaataaagaaaaatgagtGTGCAGTTGGTAACCATGGTTTTaactgtttagtgttttttgtaatgttttagatGTGGATAAATGCTGAAATGCTCACTGACTGCTATTTTGGGTAGCTGATGaaggtaaatgtgtgtgtgtgtggggggggggggggttactattgttaatctaataaaaatgaaatgggGAAGTTGATCATTGTGTTTATGAAAATGTTTAGTGTTGTAATAAAACATATGATGTATTGttaattttgttttcttctgtatTAGATTTAAGTCAATTACTGTTtctcctgtgtttttttgtttggttctCTGGTTGGCCGGTCTCAGTGTGTGCTGCATGGTGGCAACATGTGTATTTTGTTGATTGTTTGTGCATGAGTCCGGTTGGCtggggttttgtttttgtatttctttttttaacacctTCCCAGCCTTATGTCCCCAGCTTGATTCCTAGTGCTTGCTTTCTGTGTGTGGGCCTTTCTGTGTATAGGATCCAtgtttgctgtgttttcttGAAGTGGCTGAGTGAAGGTTTATGTTTTGAGTTGTGTTAGT includes the following:
- the LOC113653949 gene encoding F-box only protein 7-like isoform X1, whose amino-acid sequence is MVKIFIVSSAVENLLRRDEDETTENTEDTTGPVVVAENSNSNVSADQNTPQSPAGLSTHQSDTSSSHESPDSACATCETEETDMDRGEAEQEAVGLFIPEPMLCCEAEKVKVPPSLETLYQTEQCNSTSDCLLLAAHMLLLETGFLPQGCGFRAREMASSWLATEYLCRLRYFHPFCDYSPVQMVGVLKGRTLVIKATMTTTGAVEFSQILALKPDDYVTKEWAGGNAGLVYRDMQKLSRVFKDYLVYPLIASAREALGLPALFGLTVLPSELLLSIMQLLDVPSLLSLSEVCRRLHSVSQDALLWKHFVYRDFGDYRELHIHGGSSAFGCQCGVRRRPKDWNKLYKKEYKIRKSQKGCRFSSFIAYF
- the LOC113653949 gene encoding F-box only protein 7-like isoform X2, translating into MVKIFIVSSAVENLLRRDEDETTENTEDTTGPVVVAENSNSNVSADQNTPQSPAGLSTHQSDTSSSHESPDSACATCETEETDMDRGEAEQEAVGLFIPEPMLCCEAEKVKVPPSLETLYQTEQCNSTSDCLLLAAHMLLLETGFLPQGCGFRAREMASSWLATEYLCRLRYFHPFCDYSPVQMVGVLKGRTLVIKATMTTTGAVEFSQILALKPDDYVTKEWAGGNAGLVYRDMQKLSRVFKDYLVYPLIASAREALGLPALFGLTVLPSELLLSIMQLLDVPSLLSLSEVCRRLHSVSQDALLWKHFVYRDFGGGVRRRPKDWNKLYKKEYKIRKSQKGCRFSSFIAYF
- the LOC113653949 gene encoding F-box only protein 7-like isoform X3 encodes the protein MVKIFIVSSAVENLLRRDEDETTENTEDTTGPVVVAENSNSNVSADQNTPQSPAGLSTHQSDTSSSHESPDSACATCETEETDMDRGEAEQEAVGLFIPEPMLCCEAEKVKVPPSLETLYQTEQCNSTSDCLLLAAHMLLLETGFLPQGCGFRAREMASSWLATEYLCRLRYFHPFCDYSPVQMVGVLKGRTLVIKATMTTTGAVEFSQILALKPDDYVTKEWAGGNAGLVYRDMQKLSRVFKDYLVYPLIASAREALGLPALFGLTVLPSELLLSIMQLLDVPSLLSLSEVCRRLHSVSQDALLWKHFVYRDFGAI